A DNA window from Rossellomorea marisflavi contains the following coding sequences:
- a CDS encoding acyl-CoA dehydrogenase: MELRFTEEQKMMRKMVRDFADSEISPFIERMEAGEFPREILNKMAEIGLMGITIPEEYGGAGMDFTSYIIAIHELSRVSATIGVILSVHTSVGTNPILYFGTEEQKQTYIPKLASGEYLGAFCLTEPSAGSDAKSLKTKAEDRGDHFVLNGSKVFITNGGEADTYIVFAVTDPDMGSRGVSAFIVEKGTEGLVIGKDEHKMGLHGSRTVQLTFEDMKVPAGNLLGKRGDGFRIAMNNLDVGRIGIAAQALGIAEAAFDFSTAYAKERAQFGKPIAAQQGIGFKLADMATAVEASKLLVYRAADLRSRGVSCGKEASMAKLFASKAAVDVSTEAIQVYGGYGYTKEYPVERLFRDAKVTEIYEGTSEIQRMVIGKHLLV, translated from the coding sequence ATGGAACTTCGTTTCACAGAAGAGCAGAAGATGATGAGGAAGATGGTAAGGGACTTTGCTGATTCTGAGATCAGTCCATTCATCGAGAGGATGGAAGCTGGGGAGTTTCCCCGGGAGATCCTGAACAAGATGGCAGAAATCGGGTTGATGGGGATCACGATTCCTGAAGAGTATGGAGGCGCAGGGATGGATTTCACCTCTTATATCATCGCCATCCATGAGCTGTCGAGGGTGAGCGCCACAATCGGGGTCATCCTGTCGGTCCATACGTCGGTCGGCACGAATCCGATCCTCTATTTCGGTACGGAAGAACAGAAACAAACCTATATCCCGAAGCTTGCCAGCGGGGAATACCTGGGTGCATTCTGCCTGACGGAGCCGAGTGCGGGATCCGATGCAAAGAGCTTGAAAACGAAGGCTGAAGACCGGGGTGATCACTTTGTGTTGAACGGCTCCAAGGTCTTCATCACGAATGGCGGGGAAGCGGATACGTACATCGTGTTCGCCGTGACGGATCCCGATATGGGAAGCCGCGGCGTCTCGGCCTTTATCGTCGAGAAAGGGACGGAAGGGCTCGTGATCGGGAAGGACGAACATAAGATGGGGCTCCACGGATCACGGACGGTCCAGCTAACGTTTGAAGACATGAAGGTACCTGCCGGGAATCTTCTCGGCAAGCGCGGGGACGGATTCAGGATCGCCATGAACAACCTTGATGTCGGCCGCATCGGCATTGCGGCCCAGGCTCTTGGGATCGCTGAAGCCGCGTTCGATTTCTCAACGGCTTACGCTAAAGAGCGCGCGCAGTTCGGGAAGCCGATCGCCGCCCAGCAGGGCATCGGTTTTAAGCTTGCCGATATGGCAACGGCCGTGGAAGCATCGAAGCTTCTTGTATACCGGGCGGCAGATCTCCGTTCGCGCGGAGTCTCCTGTGGCAAGGAAGCGAGCATGGCCAAGTTATTCGCCTCAAAAGCCGCCGTCGACGTTTCGACGGAAGCGATCCAGGTTTACGGAGGGTACGGCTATACGAAGGAATATCCCGTGGAGAGGCTCTTCCGGGATGCCAAAGTGACGGAAATCTACGAAGGTACGAGCGAGATCCAGCGGATGGTGATCGGGAAGCACCTGCTTGTTTAA
- a CDS encoding 3-hydroxybutyryl-CoA dehydrogenase: MSIQKVMVIGAGQMGSGIAQVCAQAGYDVTLNDLKGEFVERGLSSIEKNLARAVEKGRMSADEKDQTTGRLSSSTDLQDAKGVDLIIEAAVENMDIKKTIFAQLDEIAPEHTILATNTSSLPITEIAAATNRPQQVIGMHFMNPVPVMKLVEIIRGLATSDEVYAAIEDMTNKLQKTPVEVEDFPGFVANRILMPMINEAVYTLYEGVASKEDIDSVMKLGMNHPMGPLTLADFIGLDTCLYIMETLHEGFGDDKYRPCPLLRKYVKAGWLGRKTGRGFYEY; this comes from the coding sequence GTGTCGATTCAAAAGGTAATGGTAATCGGAGCGGGTCAAATGGGATCAGGAATCGCCCAGGTATGTGCCCAGGCAGGATATGACGTGACACTGAACGATTTGAAAGGGGAATTCGTCGAGAGGGGTCTATCATCCATCGAGAAGAATCTCGCTCGCGCCGTAGAGAAGGGCAGGATGTCTGCGGATGAGAAAGATCAGACGACAGGAAGACTGAGTTCCTCCACAGACCTACAAGATGCCAAAGGGGTGGACCTTATAATCGAGGCGGCTGTTGAGAACATGGACATCAAGAAGACGATCTTCGCTCAGCTGGATGAAATTGCGCCGGAGCATACGATCCTTGCGACGAATACATCATCCCTTCCCATCACCGAGATTGCTGCTGCGACCAATCGTCCTCAACAGGTGATCGGGATGCACTTCATGAACCCCGTGCCGGTCATGAAGCTCGTTGAGATCATCAGGGGTCTGGCCACGTCAGACGAAGTGTATGCAGCCATCGAAGACATGACGAACAAGCTCCAGAAGACGCCGGTTGAAGTGGAAGACTTCCCAGGGTTCGTGGCAAACCGGATCCTCATGCCCATGATCAATGAGGCGGTCTACACCTTGTATGAAGGGGTCGCAAGCAAGGAAGACATCGACAGTGTGATGAAGCTCGGAATGAATCACCCGATGGGCCCGCTTACGTTGGCAGACTTCATCGGACTCGATACATGCCTGTACATCATGGAAACACTCCATGAAGGGTTCGGCGACGACAAGTACCGTCCATGTCCGCTGCTTAGGAAATATGTCAAGGCAGGCTGGCTTGGACGCAAGACAGGAAGAGGCTTCTACGAATATTGA
- a CDS encoding TetR/AcrR family transcriptional regulator — protein sequence MKDKREVHASVKDERLVEKRRDQMIKGAVSLFKQKGFHRTTTREIAKAAGFSIGTLYEYIRTKEDVLYLVCDRIYEQVRLELEELDVGEGTMESLKLGIAHYFQVMDRMQDEVLVMYQEAKSLSKDALPYVLKKEMEMVGMVEGLIQSCVDRGRLDLDSERIHLLAQNVFVQGQMWGFRRWALQKRFSLEDYMNLQIDLLFAGVVGYETHGRTGGVI from the coding sequence GTGAAAGACAAAAGAGAAGTCCATGCGTCGGTCAAGGATGAACGTTTGGTAGAGAAGAGGCGGGATCAAATGATCAAAGGGGCTGTCTCACTATTTAAACAAAAGGGGTTTCATCGCACCACGACAAGAGAGATTGCAAAGGCCGCCGGATTCAGTATCGGAACGCTCTATGAATATATACGGACAAAGGAAGATGTGCTGTATCTTGTCTGCGACAGGATCTATGAACAAGTAAGATTGGAGCTAGAAGAATTGGATGTGGGAGAAGGGACGATGGAGAGCCTGAAGCTTGGCATCGCCCATTACTTCCAGGTGATGGACCGGATGCAGGATGAGGTGCTTGTCATGTATCAGGAAGCGAAGTCGCTGTCGAAAGACGCCCTGCCGTACGTTTTGAAAAAAGAGATGGAAATGGTCGGCATGGTAGAAGGGCTCATCCAAAGCTGTGTAGACAGGGGACGACTGGATCTGGATTCAGAGCGGATCCATCTCCTTGCACAGAATGTCTTCGTCCAGGGGCAGATGTGGGGATTCCGCCGCTGGGCGCTCCAAAAGCGCTTTTCATTGGAAGACTATATGAATCTTCAAATCGATCTGCTGTTCGCAGGAGTCGTAGGATATGAGACACATGGAAGAACAGGGGGAGTCATATGA
- a CDS encoding acyl-CoA dehydrogenase has product MNFKLSEEHEMIRKMVRDFARNEVAPTAAERDEEERFDMELFHKMAELGLTGIPWPEEYGGIGSDFLAYCIAVEELSRVCASIGVTLSAHTSLAGWPVYKFGTEEQKQKYLRPMAQGEKIGAYGLTEPASGSDAGGMKTTARLDGDHYVLNGSKIFITNGGIADTYIVFALTDPSQRQRGTSAFIVEKDFPGFSVGKKEKKLGIRSSPTTEIIFEDCKVPKENLLGKEGEGFKIAMMTLDGGRNGIAAQAVGIAQGALDASVDYAKEREQFGKPIAANQGISFKIADMATSIEASRLLTYQAAWLESEGLPYGKESAMSKLMAGDTAMKVTTEAVQIFGGYGYTKDYPVERFMRDAKITQIYEGTQEIQRLVISRMVTK; this is encoded by the coding sequence ATGAATTTCAAATTATCCGAAGAGCATGAAATGATCCGGAAGATGGTCCGCGATTTTGCCAGAAACGAAGTGGCGCCGACGGCTGCTGAGAGAGATGAAGAAGAGCGCTTCGATATGGAGCTTTTCCATAAGATGGCCGAACTCGGACTGACGGGCATTCCCTGGCCGGAGGAATACGGCGGTATCGGAAGTGACTTCCTCGCCTATTGCATCGCAGTAGAAGAGCTCTCAAGGGTGTGCGCATCGATCGGGGTGACGCTCTCCGCCCATACGTCCCTTGCCGGCTGGCCGGTCTATAAATTCGGTACGGAAGAACAGAAACAGAAATATCTCCGGCCGATGGCACAAGGGGAGAAAATCGGGGCATACGGTCTCACGGAGCCGGCATCGGGATCAGATGCGGGCGGTATGAAGACGACTGCACGCCTTGATGGGGACCACTACGTGTTGAACGGCTCGAAGATCTTCATCACGAACGGCGGCATCGCCGATACCTACATCGTATTCGCCCTGACCGATCCATCACAGCGTCAGCGCGGGACGAGTGCCTTCATCGTCGAGAAGGATTTCCCAGGTTTCTCAGTAGGGAAAAAAGAGAAGAAGCTCGGAATCCGCTCTTCACCGACGACGGAAATCATCTTTGAAGACTGCAAAGTACCGAAGGAAAACCTTCTCGGAAAAGAAGGGGAAGGCTTCAAGATCGCCATGATGACCCTTGATGGAGGCAGGAACGGCATCGCAGCCCAGGCAGTGGGGATTGCCCAGGGTGCCCTCGATGCGTCCGTTGACTATGCGAAGGAAAGGGAACAGTTCGGGAAGCCGATTGCTGCGAATCAAGGAATTTCCTTCAAGATTGCTGATATGGCGACCAGCATCGAAGCATCCAGACTCCTGACCTATCAAGCAGCATGGCTCGAGTCGGAAGGCCTTCCATACGGGAAAGAATCGGCCATGTCAAAATTGATGGCAGGGGATACAGCCATGAAGGTGACGACAGAAGCCGTCCAGATCTTCGGTGGATACGGCTATACGAAAGACTACCCGGTGGAACGGTTCATGAGGGATGCGAAAATCACACAAATCTATGAGGGAACGCAGGAAATCCAACGCCTCGTCATCTCACGGATGGTAACGAAATAA